A region of the Bacteroidales bacterium genome:
AGGTTATATTAAAGATTTCGTTATTTGCTTTTGCTGAAATGAGTGCGAGCCAGATTCCTTCGATTAAATCGTCGATATAGGTAAAATCGAGTTGGTGCTGTCCTCCATTATCCAGGGTAAGGCTTTCACCCTTTATGGCTTTTTTAATAAATATCTCGGTTACTCTTAGATTTGCATCGGTAGGACCATATACTGCCGAAGGTCTGATAATGGTAAATGGGATTTGATAGCGATACGCATATTGTTGAATTAAAAGCTCATTGGCGGCTTTAAATGCTCCGTAGGTATCAATGGGCTTACATGCTTGATTTTCGGTAGCAGGAATAATATCCCCTTTTTCGTCTCGTTCAAAATTTCCATAAACCATGGATGAGCTAATGTAAACATAACGAAGTATATTTTTATTGAAGCTTTTTAATACTTCTAAAAGATTAAAATTCGAATCGAAAATATCTTTTTTGGCATGTTGAGGATTAAGGTCTGCCAAAAGAGCGATGGGCATAGAGGCCAGGTTTATAATCCATTCAGGGTTGGTTTGATGAATGATTTGTTTTAAATTGGCAGTATGGATGTCTTCAATAATAAAGGAAACGCTCATCTTTTCTAATTCGTTTTTCCGATATTGAATGTAAAAATTCCATGTGTCAAAATTATTTGGAAGATAGTTGATCATAGCATCAACCACAACTACGTCATGTCCTTGGTTTTTTAATTTTTTTGCGAGATGGTAGCCCATAAAGCCTAAGCCACCCATTACCAATGCTTTCATTTTTCCATTATTTTATCAAAGGTAGTTATTTTCGATAAAAACAAAAAAAGCTGTCAAAAATTGACAGCTTTCTTTGTAAAGGGATGTAAGTTATTATTCAACAACTAATTTCTTTTGAATGGTTTTTCCGTCTGTAGTTACTTTTACAGTATATAAGCCGGTAGCAAAGCCATTAAGCGAAATGGTTTCGATATTCTTTTTAACAGAAGCGTTGTAAACTACTTTTCCGTCAGCAGCTACAATTTCAATTTTTGCGTTGTTCAACGATCCCAAATTAACCACAGTGTAGTTATGAGCAGGGTTCGGGCTTACAGAAATCATTGAAGCAAACTGATTTTGTGCAATAGCCGTTGGAATTACATGGATGGAGTTCGACATAGCCGAGCAACCATTGGCATCGGTTACAACTACATAATAATCATCTTCTGTAGTTACAACATAAGATGTATCAGTTGCTCCTGCAATGGGACCTTGTGAATTGTGCCACTGGTTACCACTATTGGACGAAGAGTATAATGTGTCTGCATTTTGAGTAATGGTAACTGTAGGAGTAGCAAAAATGGTTAGCATAGCTGTGGCAGCGTCGCTAGCACAAGTTCCATTCAAGGCAACAACATAGTAAGTATAAGTGCCTGGATTGGTTTCTTGGCTTTGGAAGGTGTTTCCGTTTCCAATAGGAATAGTGAGACCAGCATCGGCATACCATACAAAATCGTTATAGTTTGAACTTGCCACAAAAGCATCAACGGTTTCGCCAAAGCAAGCAGTAACGGGAGCAACAGTTGGAATAGTTGGAATTTCGATAGGAGCAGGAGTTGCGGTGGCAGCATCGCTGGTGCAAGCACCATCGGTATAGGTTACTGTAATGGGGTTGTTGGTTGTAACTGTAATGGTATCAGTTGTTTCATTGGTGCTCCATAATAATGTTCCTGTATAATTGGAAGCAATGAGTTCTGATACGCCACATAGATTGTTAACTGTAACTATTGGAGCAGGAAGATTATTTACCGTAACTGTTACAGACGCTGTGTTGGTACAGTTATTAGATGAGGTTACTACAACGTTGTATTCGGTTGTTGCTGTAGGAGCGTCGGTTGGGTTATATATGTTTGAGCTAAAGCCTAGTGGGGTTGATGTCCAGGTTAAAGTATTAGCATGGTACAAGTTAATACCGGCATTATCAATAGCCCAATAATAACCAAAAGACTGATCGTAAACAAAACGAATTTGTAAGTTAGGATTGTTTAAATAAGAATTATTTAAAGGAAGAACTACGTGTGCAAAGTTTGTAAAATTGCCTTGATCTGATGTCCATGTTTGGAGTGTTGTCCATTGTGTACCATCAAATATTTCAACCTTAGCTGTACCATTTGTATAATGTCTATAAAAATGATCCATCATAATAGTAACAGAATCAACACCAACAGAACTGAAAGGCATAGAAATTAATTCGGTATGAGTAGTTCCACCACTTCCTTGAGCATCGGAGTTAGACATTATAAATTGACTATTGTCAGGGCTATGGAAAGTATTTGAACTATAAACATAACCATCGGGTCTTAACGT
Encoded here:
- a CDS encoding NAD-dependent epimerase/dehydratase family protein; protein product: MKALVMGGLGFMGYHLAKKLKNQGHDVVVVDAMINYLPNNFDTWNFYIQYRKNELEKMSVSFIIEDIHTANLKQIIHQTNPEWIINLASMPIALLADLNPQHAKKDIFDSNFNLLEVLKSFNKNILRYVYISSSMVYGNFERDEKGDIIPATENQACKPIDTYGAFKAANELLIQQYAYRYQIPFTIIRPSAVYGPTDANLRVTEIFIKKAIKGESLTLDNGGQHQLDFTYIDDLIEGIWLALISAKANNEIFNITYGEGRKIADLAHIVKQYFPNITIQNNECKPYRPNRGALNIHKARTLLGYSPQYSLEKGIAKYIDFIKQIETV